A DNA window from Brassica napus cultivar Da-Ae chromosome C1, Da-Ae, whole genome shotgun sequence contains the following coding sequences:
- the LOC106377575 gene encoding CXXC motif containing zinc binding protein isoform X1 has translation MVNYVLKITADLENLTNLQPSGGCDDPNFPYLFKLKCEQCGEVTQKETCVTLNETFTPPGGRGTCHLVQKCKFCGREGNVTMIPGKGRPLTGEDSEAGEHAPLMVFDCRGYEPIDFGFGGFWKAEAESGTKFDEIDLSSGEEFTEYDEKGECPVMISNFRASFTVTK, from the exons atggtgaactatgtgCTCAAAATCACGGCTGATCTCGAGAATCTCACTAATCTCCAGCCCTCCGGTGGCTGCGACGATCCCAACTTCCCTTACCTCTTCAAG TTGAAATGTGAACAATGCGGAGAGGTGACTCAGAAAGAAACATGTGTTACTTTGAATGAGACTTTTACTCCTCCTGGTGGTAGGGGTACTTGTCATCTTGTTCAGAAG TGTAAGTTCTGTGGAAGGGAAGGGAATGTGACAATGATTCCTGGAAAAGGCCGACCTTTAACCGGGGAAGACTCTGAGGCTGGAGAACATGCTCCTCTTATGGTGTTTGACTGTCGAGGCTACGAACCCATTGATTTCGGGTTTGGTGGATTTTGGAAAGCTGAAGCT GAATCTGGAACCAAGTTTGATGAGATTGATTTGTCGAGCGGAGAGGAGTTCACAGAGTATGATGAGAAGGGTGAGTGCCCTGTTATGATATCAAACTTCCGTGCAAGCTTCACCGTCACCAAATGA
- the LOC106377575 gene encoding CXXC motif containing zinc binding protein isoform X2, protein MVNYVLKITADLENLTNLQPSGGCDDPNFPYLFKLKCEQCGEVTQKETCVTLNETFTPPGGRGTCHLVQKCKFCGREGNVTMIPGKGRPLTGEDSEAGEHAPLMVFDCRGYEPIDFGFGGFWKAEAVSCNVNSGIWNQV, encoded by the exons atggtgaactatgtgCTCAAAATCACGGCTGATCTCGAGAATCTCACTAATCTCCAGCCCTCCGGTGGCTGCGACGATCCCAACTTCCCTTACCTCTTCAAG TTGAAATGTGAACAATGCGGAGAGGTGACTCAGAAAGAAACATGTGTTACTTTGAATGAGACTTTTACTCCTCCTGGTGGTAGGGGTACTTGTCATCTTGTTCAGAAG TGTAAGTTCTGTGGAAGGGAAGGGAATGTGACAATGATTCCTGGAAAAGGCCGACCTTTAACCGGGGAAGACTCTGAGGCTGGAGAACATGCTCCTCTTATGGTGTTTGACTGTCGAGGCTACGAACCCATTGATTTCGGGTTTGGTGGATTTTGGAAAGCTGAAGCTGTAAGTTGTAACGTTAACAGTG GAATCTGGAACCAAGTTTGA
- the LOC106377574 gene encoding vacuolar-processing enzyme gamma-isozyme produces MTPVAVAVLVLSLIAVSAARQNPDDDVIKLPSQASRFFRPNNDDESSSSGTRWAVLVAGSSGYWNYRHQADVCHAYQLLRKGGLKEENIVVFMYDDIADNEENPRKGIIINSPHGSDVYEGVPKDYTGDDVTVDNLFAVILGDKTAVKGGSGKVVDSGPNDHIFIFYSDHGGPGVLGMPTSPYLYADDLNDVLKKKHASGTYKSMVFYLEACESGSIFEGLLEEGLNIYATTASNAVESSWGTYCPGEEPSPPPEYETCLGDLYSVAWMEDSGVHNLQTETLRQQYELVKRRTAGGASAYGSHVMQYGDVGLNKDKLDLYMGTNPANDNFTFVDANSLTPPSGVTNQRDADLVHFWDKYRKAPEGSTRKTEAQKQVLEAMSHRLHVDNSVKLVGKLLFGISEGSEVLNKVRPAGQPLADDWTCLKNTVRAFERHCGSLSQYGIKHMRSFANICNAGIQMEQMEEAASQACTSIPSGPWSSLHRGFSA; encoded by the exons ATGACACCTGTCGCCGTCGCCGTTCTCGTCCTCTCCTTGATCGCCGTCTCCGCCGCAAGACAAAACCCCGACGACGACGTCATCAAACTCCCCTCGCAAGCTTCCAGGTTCTTCCGCCCCAACAACGACGACGAATCTTCATCGTCCGGCACCAGGTGGGCCGTTCTGGTCGCCGGATCGAGCGGTTATTGGAACTACAGACATCAG gcTGATGTTTGTCATGCTTATCAACTACTGAGGAAAGGAGGATTGAAAGAGGAGAATATTGTGGTTTTCATGTATGATGATATTGCTGATAATGAAGAGAATCCGAGGAAAGGGATCATTATCAATAGCCCTCATGGGAGTGATGTCTATGAAGGAGTTCCCaag GATTACACTGGAGATGATGTTACTGTTGATAATCTGTTTGCTGTGATCCTTGGAGATAAAACTGCTGTTAAGGGAGGGAGTGGGAAGGTTGTGGATAGTGGTCCTAAtgatcatatttttatattctataGTGACCATGGTGGTCCTGGAGTTCTTG GGATGCCGACTTCTCCTTACTTATATGCTGATGATTTGAATGATGTCTTGAAGAAAAAACATGCTTCCGGAACCTACAAAAGCATG GTGTTCTATCTTGAAGCTTGTGAGTCTGGAAGTATCTTTGAAGGGCTTCTTGAAGAGGGTTTAAACATCTACGCCACAACTGCATCAAACGCAGTGGAAAGCAGTTGGGGTACCTATTGCCCTGGGGAGGAGCCTAGCCCTCCACCAGAGTATGAAACTTGCTTAGGTGACTTATACAGTGTTGCATGGATGGAAGACAG CGGTGTGCACAATCTACAAACTGAGACTCTACGCCAACAATATGAGCTA GTGAAGAGGAGGACTGCTGGTGGTGCGTCGGCTTACGGTTCTCATGTGATGCAATATGGAGATGTAGGACTTAACAAGGATAAGCTCGACCTTTACATGGGAACAAACCCTGCCAATGACAACTTCACTTTTGTGGATGCTAATTCACTGACTCCACCTTCAGGAGTTACTAACCAGCGTGATGCAGATCTTGTCCATTTCTGGGATAAG TACCGAAAGGCACCAGAAGGTTCCACAAGGAAAACAGAAGCTCAGAAGCAAGTCCTTGAAGCCATGTCTCACAGACTTCATGTTGACAACAGTGTGAAACTCGTCGGCAAACTCTTGTTTGGTATCTCAGAAGGTTCTGAAGTGCTAAACAAAGTAAGGCCTGCTGGACAACCTCTGGCCGATGACTGGACTTGCCTTAAAAACACG GTGAGAGCTTTTGAGAGACACTGTGGGTCGCTGTCACAGTACGGTATCAAGCACATGAGGTCATTTGCAAACATCTGCAACGCAGGGATCCAAATGGAGCAAATGGAAGAGGCAGCTTCACAGGCTTGCACCTCAATCCCATCTGGTCCTTGGAGCTCTCTTCACCGTGGATTCAGTGCTTAA